Sequence from the Elusimicrobiota bacterium genome:
TCCCCTGCGGGTATTCTCTCCGGGCCTGTGGTATCCAACAACGCGCCTTCTATTTCCTGGACCGGGGAGACAGGATACACATGGGATGGATTGAACACGGAAGTCGGTACTGCGACTGGAACGTACATATACCGCATAAGATATACGGACATAGATAATGATGCACCGTCAATCGGGTATCCTAAGGTTCATATACTAAAACATGGTACGGAGCTCAGCGGGAGCCCGTATACAATGGCAAGTGTTGACCCTGTACAGTATTCAGGAGGTAAAGTGTACTCATTCACACTTACCACAGGGTTATTATCAAAATCAACAGCGTATACATATTATTTTGAAGCATACGATATACAAGGCGCAACGGCTGTTTACGTTCAGCCAGGCGTCATCGATGCACCTGATATCGTTAATATTGCGCCGGTACTTGCATGGACAGGAGAAGCGGGTTTTGAAAGTGACGGATTGAATAATGAAACTGGAACATCTTCAACTACATTTGTGTATCATGTTTTATATACTGATACCGACAACGACTCGCCGAAGAACGGGTATCCCAAAGTTTATATAAAGAAAGACGGTATTGCGTTGAACGGGAGTCCTTATGCAATGACGTATTCTACGGGTGATTATTCTACTGGCGCTGTATATCTGTTTAATATTGCCGCTCTGGCAGGGTGTACTAATTACATATACTATTTTGAAGCATACGACGTTGAGAGTGCGACTGCAACCGGACTGAACGGAAATATTATTAGCGCGCCGGATGTAAATAACGCGCCTGTACTATCTTTCACAGGGGGAGCCCAGTATTTAAACGACGGGTTAAACTTTGACTCAGGAGTTTCAACCACAGTATTTATCTACCGCATAAAGTATGCGGATATTGACGGTAACCAACCTGCTGAAGGATATCCTAAAGTTCATGTTTTGAAACCAAACAGTAACAATATTGATACGGTATTTACGATGACAGCAGTTGATAGCAATACTTATACTTCCGGGCGTATATACGAATTTTCAACAACCTTTACACCCGGTACGGTGTATACATACTACTTTGAAGCTTGCGATATTTTAAGCAGTAGTAGTACAGCAGTCGTTGTCACACAACTTCTTCCCGGGCCGACGGTTTACATTGAATACATAGTATCCTCTTCTACGAATGTTTCAGTTAATGAACAGAAAACTGTACGTATCAGCCCTGAGACCGGAGAGATGAAGGTTATGATAAACGAACGAACGTTTGCGGAAAATGTAACAGTCAATATCTCTACTATCATCGTAAGTGTTGTAAGGGAACAACAAATGAAACCCACGACTATAGGGTTGGAGATCAAGACTGATAAACAAATACAGCCGGTAAAAGAGGTTACAATTGCTTTGTCTTATCGTGATGGCGATATTCTTGGGATGGATGAAAATAAATTTATTGTATGCCGTTACGATGAGGTAAACATGCTCTGGATTCCGTTACCGACAAGACGGTATGCGGATAATAATTATATTGAAGGCCTTACGGATCATCTATCCAAATTCGCAATTATGCAGTTTATGCCGGGTGCCAATGTGCAGGGGGTTAAGGTTTATCCAAATCCGTTTAATCCATTAAAGCATATTCAAGGTATGACAATCATGAATCTTACAGAAAATGCAAATGTTGGGATATACTCAATCTCAGGTGAACTTGTGCGTAAAATTGAAGAACGCGATGGTGATGGATTATGCATTTGGGACGGCAAAAATGATACCGGTGAGTACGTGTCAACCAGTATCTACGTTATTGTAGTAAAAGGGCCCGGTGACGTTAAGAAAGCTAAGATTGCTGTTATAAGATAGATGCTAATTTTATGAAAGGTGTTGTTAGTATGTATAACAATAAAAAAATTAATTACTCAATACTGTTAAAGTCAGCAACCCGTGTGCGTGAGCGGTCATATTCTCCTTATTCAAAGTTAAAAATCGGTGCGGCAGTACTGACAAAAACAGGGAAGGTATTTACCGGTACAAACGTTGAGAACGCGTCTTATGGTTTGACGATCTGCGCGGAACGCGTAGCGGTCTTCAACGCAGTTACTGCCGGGGAGAAAGAAATAATTGCCGTTGCAATTGCCGGCCCGAAAGGGAAACCGGTACCGCCCTGTGGTGCGTGCCGCCAGGTGCTCTCTGAGTTCGGGTGTGACGTATCAATACTGTTCCCTGCAAAAAACGGGAAGTATATAGAAAAAAAATTGTCCGAATTGTTACCTGACAGTTTTGGTAAATAATAGTTATAGTTTATCCCTGCTTTTCAATATCCAATTTTTTATTGTTGAAATGTTGTAGTCATTATATTAGAATACATAAATGTTTATATTAGAAATCAATAAATAATTAGGGAGGAACTTATGGGTTTACGCACAAAATCGAGCAAGTTATCGCTGGTCTTAGCGTTAGTATTGTTCACTCAATGTTTGCCCGCTGTGTTTGCAGAAGAGAAAATAACGCTTACCTGGTGGCACTTTTGGGGTGATGAAACAGGTAAGAAAGCTATTACTGAACTTATCACGAAGTACCAGGAGATTAATCCGGGTGTACAGATTGTGACAAAAGAATTGACATACGATACCGGGAAAGAAGTAATTTCTAAAGCATTCTTTGACAATACTGCACCGGATATTATTGAACTCGGGTCGGATTGGGTGCCGGAGTATTCAATAAAGAATTTATTGCTTAACATAACACCTGCAGCACGTGATGTTGAGGTTGATTTCAAAGGATGGTCTTACGTTACTCTGGAAGATAAGATTTACGGGTTTCCATGGCTGCTAGATACCCGCGTGATATTTTATAATAAAGCGTTGTTAAAACAAGCAGGGTTTGACCCAGAGAAACCGCCGCAGACATGGCCGCAGTTTTATAATGCCATAAAAAAAATTGACCTCCTGAGCAGGGATACTTATGGTTTTGGTATGAATTCCAGAGATAAAGGTATACTTTATAAAAAATTACTTGCTTTTATTTGGAGCAATAACGGCCTGATACTTAGTGAAGACGGGAAAACGTGCCTCATAGAAACACGTCAGGTGAGGGAAGCGTTAGAGTATTACCTTAGTTTGAAGCCATACTCAAAAGTCGGCCCGCAACGCGAGCTTGATAAAGCGTTTTATGAAGGGAAACTGGGTTTCTGGTTATCCGGCAGCTGGGTTATTTGGAGGTCAGCAAAAGTTAATCCTAAACTCGAGTATGGAGTTATGTTATTCCCGAAACCTGACAAGAACGGTGCCAGCACGTCCTGGGCTGGAGGGCAGTACTTGGTGATCAACAAAAACACTAAACATGCTGAACAGGCATTGGATTTTGTGAAATTTGTCGTGAGTAAAGACGCGGCATTGTATTTTGCTCAGAGTATAGGGTTTTTATCACCAGCAGCGAAGGAAGCTATGAACGACGCGTATTATCAGTTCCAGCCTGAACGCAAAAAAATACTTGAACAATTGGATACAGCAAAAGGTTCACCCGCGCATCTGCAGTGGACGTACATACAGGATATCCTGGATAACCGTTTTGCGGAAGCAATCGAGGATAAACTTACTGCAAACCAGGCAGTCATTAGTTGTAAACGTGAAATTGATGAAATCCTTAAAGTCCTGAAATAATTGTTGTATTCGAAATCAGTATTAAAAAAGAAAGTTGTTAACTAAATGATCCGCGCGATTATCTTTGACATGGACAACACGTTGATGGATTTTATGAAGATGAAAAGAATGGCAGTTGAATCCGCAGCGGATGCTATGATTGATGCAGGGTTAGGGGTGCCGAAAGATAAACTTATCGCGCATATCTACCGTATATACGAGCGTGAAGGAATAGAAGACCAGCAGATATTTAATAAAGTACTAACTGAAATATCTGGTAAAATTGAATACAAAATCCTGGCTGCGGGGATCGTGGGATACCGTCGTGCGAAGGAAGGCGTGATGAGTTTATATCCGCATGTGCATCTTACCCTTACGACATTAACTAAGATAGGATTAAAGATGGCGGTAGTTTCTGACGCTCCGAGGTTACCCGTATGGATGCGTATCTGTTCGCTTGAACTACAACACTATTTTGATGCTGTGGTAACATTCGATGATAGCGGTGAACGTAAACCTTCCGCAAAACCGTTCCAGATGGCACTTGACCAGCTGGGTGTAGCTCCGACAAAAGCGTTGATGATAGGTGATTGGGCAGAACGTGATATTTTAGGTGCAAAACAACTTGGTATGCGTGCGGTATGGGCGAAATACGGTAATTTATTTGAAACAGCGGTTTCCGGTGCGGATTATGAGATCGATGATGTGATAGAACTTATCGATATTATCAAACGCGAGAATGAAGGGCAGTTGGGGTTGTTCAAGAAATGACAGCAGGGGAAGAGTTGCATATCCGTGAACAACTTGAAAAACAGGAACATGAAAGGCTGTCTAGATACGCGCAGCTGGCTTCTGCATCTGCCGGACGAAAGGTAAAAGAAGAAGAATCCGTCCTCCGTACGTGTTATCAACGGGATAAAGACAGAATCCTGCATTCGTTATACTTCCGGCTGTTAAAATATAAAACTAACGTTTTTCTGTCCACTAGCGGCGAAAAGTTTCGTACACGGTTAACTCATACTCTTGAAGTATCGCAGATTGCGCGTACAATCTGCCGTGCGTTAAATCTTAATGAGGACCTTGCAGAAGCTATTTCTTTAGGGCATGACCTCGGGCATACGCCGTTTGGGCATACAGGGGAAGAAGTATTGAATAAATTGTCCCCGACAGGTTTTCATCACGCACAGCAATCGTTACGCGTAGTGGATAAACTGGAAAAAAATGGTAAGGGATTAAACCTTACCTCTGAAGTACGGGATGGTATTGTCAAACATTCAAAAGGTACTAAAACGTTGCATGAAGTACATGACAAAGTCATTGAATATCAGGATGTTGCTACGCTGGAAGGCGTGGTTGTACAGTATTCTGACTGGATCGCTTATATTAACCATGATATAGATGACGCTATTGAGATGGGGTTAATTACTATGGACAGCCTTCCAAAGGAAGCGGTGGAGGTTCTCGGGGTTACACACGGTAAACGCGTGAATACCATGGTATTGGATATCGTAGGTAATAGCCGTGATTCTGCGAAGTTAAAAATGAGTAAAACTGTCTTGGAAGCAACTGAAATCCTGCGTGCGTTTATGTACCGTGAAGTATACAAACTGCCGTCAGTAAAGAACAGGATGGATAAAGCGTATACCATAATCGCGTTTCTTTATAAATACTATATGGACAATACAGATTATGCGTTAAAGGAATATCCGTGGTTAGCAAATGAACTGCCTTACCGTATTACTACCGATATTATATCTTCAATGACTGATACAACCGCGCAGGCGGTTTACCGCAAGCTCATTAGGTAAGAACATTTCCTATGACAGCAAAAAAAGGTTGTAATGTACCGATAGTTTTATACTGTTTAATACTTTTATCTACACCTTTTCTCCAGGCGAAAGAGCAGATAGAAACTATATTTAATTCACCTCCGAACAGTGATCACAGTATCCTTAATCCCAACGAAACTATTGATGATACCGTCTGTAACTTTTTAAACCGTGCACTGCCGGGAGATATGGTGTACATCGCGGCTTATAATATTTCCGGCACAAAAATCAAAACTGCGTTTATGGATACCGTTACGCGTATCGGTAAAAATGCGGTGTTCCTGATCTACGAAAAAAGTAATACCGCAAATTTTATGGAAGTACTTGGTCCCGGTAAAATTGAAAACTTTAAGGATGATGGAACCACGGATAGCGCGAAGTTGATGCATAATAAGTTTATTGTGATAAAAGATAAGGCCGTACTTACAGGATCATATAATTTCACGGTGAATGCAGCTTATAACGATAACAACAATATTGTAATAATAACCTCGCGTGAAGTTGCCAGATTGTACGAGATGGAATTCAAAAATATGTATGATACCGGCATTTTCGGAGCAACTAAAAGTACGTCAACACACAATCCTTGGTGGAATGGGTGTAGCGTGGACGTCGGAGGGGCTCTCGTTGATGTATGGTTCTCGCCATACTCCATACCGGGACAGACTAACACGGAGATTAAGGCTGAACTTAAATCCGCAATACAGGAGGTAAACTTCGCAGTGTATACCATCGGATTGAATACCGGTATTGATAATGAATTAATAAATCTTAAGAATAACAGCGTGGCAGTTAACGGTATTCTTGAAAAAAGCCAGGTAATGGCATCGTATGATAATATGAAATCCGCAGGGGTTAATGTAATAGAAGACCTAAATCCCGGCCTTATGCATCACAAGTACGCGGTAATAGATCCCGGGTTAAGTACTGCGAAAGTTATAACAGGCTCACATAATTGGACAACCACAGCGAATAATTGTAATGATGAGAATTTGGTAGTGATAAAATCGGAGTATATAGCAGGAAGATATGCTAGTGAGTTTAATAGTATGATGAAAACCTTTAACGCGCAGCATACTGATAGACGGGACTGCGGGCAGGTAA
This genomic interval carries:
- a CDS encoding ABC transporter substrate-binding protein, producing MGLRTKSSKLSLVLALVLFTQCLPAVFAEEKITLTWWHFWGDETGKKAITELITKYQEINPGVQIVTKELTYDTGKEVISKAFFDNTAPDIIELGSDWVPEYSIKNLLLNITPAARDVEVDFKGWSYVTLEDKIYGFPWLLDTRVIFYNKALLKQAGFDPEKPPQTWPQFYNAIKKIDLLSRDTYGFGMNSRDKGILYKKLLAFIWSNNGLILSEDGKTCLIETRQVREALEYYLSLKPYSKVGPQRELDKAFYEGKLGFWLSGSWVIWRSAKVNPKLEYGVMLFPKPDKNGASTSWAGGQYLVINKNTKHAEQALDFVKFVVSKDAALYFAQSIGFLSPAAKEAMNDAYYQFQPERKKILEQLDTAKGSPAHLQWTYIQDILDNRFAEAIEDKLTANQAVISCKREIDEILKVLK
- a CDS encoding HAD-IA family hydrolase; amino-acid sequence: MIRAIIFDMDNTLMDFMKMKRMAVESAADAMIDAGLGVPKDKLIAHIYRIYEREGIEDQQIFNKVLTEISGKIEYKILAAGIVGYRRAKEGVMSLYPHVHLTLTTLTKIGLKMAVVSDAPRLPVWMRICSLELQHYFDAVVTFDDSGERKPSAKPFQMALDQLGVAPTKALMIGDWAERDILGAKQLGMRAVWAKYGNLFETAVSGADYEIDDVIELIDIIKRENEGQLGLFKK
- a CDS encoding phospholipase D-like domain-containing protein encodes the protein MTAKKGCNVPIVLYCLILLSTPFLQAKEQIETIFNSPPNSDHSILNPNETIDDTVCNFLNRALPGDMVYIAAYNISGTKIKTAFMDTVTRIGKNAVFLIYEKSNTANFMEVLGPGKIENFKDDGTTDSAKLMHNKFIVIKDKAVLTGSYNFTVNAAYNDNNNIVIITSREVARLYEMEFKNMYDTGIFGATKSTSTHNPWWNGCSVDVGGALVDVWFSPYSIPGQTNTEIKAELKSAIQEVNFAVYTIGLNTGIDNELINLKNNSVAVNGILEKSQVMASYDNMKSAGVNVIEDLNPGLMHHKYAVIDPGLSTAKVITGSHNWTTTANNCNDENLVVIKSEYIAGRYASEFNSMMKTFNAQHTDRRDCGQVIREIKVYPSPAEKYVKINFIIDISPSKAVLNVYSAGGRRVYTRNITAEIIGNSFNEYIWYLGDTTGTRVPPGLYTLEIVVQSTDEKCTVIRKKVGIKSI
- a CDS encoding cytidine deaminase, whose product is MYNNKKINYSILLKSATRVRERSYSPYSKLKIGAAVLTKTGKVFTGTNVENASYGLTICAERVAVFNAVTAGEKEIIAVAIAGPKGKPVPPCGACRQVLSEFGCDVSILFPAKNGKYIEKKLSELLPDSFGK
- a CDS encoding deoxyguanosinetriphosphate triphosphohydrolase, which produces MTAGEELHIREQLEKQEHERLSRYAQLASASAGRKVKEEESVLRTCYQRDKDRILHSLYFRLLKYKTNVFLSTSGEKFRTRLTHTLEVSQIARTICRALNLNEDLAEAISLGHDLGHTPFGHTGEEVLNKLSPTGFHHAQQSLRVVDKLEKNGKGLNLTSEVRDGIVKHSKGTKTLHEVHDKVIEYQDVATLEGVVVQYSDWIAYINHDIDDAIEMGLITMDSLPKEAVEVLGVTHGKRVNTMVLDIVGNSRDSAKLKMSKTVLEATEILRAFMYREVYKLPSVKNRMDKAYTIIAFLYKYYMDNTDYALKEYPWLANELPYRITTDIISSMTDTTAQAVYRKLIR